From a single Couchioplanes caeruleus genomic region:
- a CDS encoding YybH family protein produces MPATRTELGRIIDSFVAAFNDGELDTAMAHFADDAEYLPGNGSVHQGTAAIRAEFAPPFAGRFGTLFFDVDDTVIDDTARRVTIRWVCRIDLTGEHGRRALAPLRWYARARHGGRLQWRGVDVFHFDDGGRITGKYTYATFRRPLWERPG; encoded by the coding sequence ATGCCAGCCACGAGAACCGAGCTCGGCCGGATCATCGACTCCTTCGTCGCCGCCTTCAACGACGGCGAGCTCGACACGGCGATGGCGCACTTCGCGGACGACGCCGAGTACCTGCCCGGCAACGGCTCGGTGCACCAGGGCACGGCGGCGATCCGGGCCGAGTTCGCGCCGCCGTTCGCCGGGCGGTTCGGCACGCTCTTCTTCGACGTGGACGACACCGTGATCGACGACACCGCGCGGCGGGTCACGATCCGCTGGGTGTGCCGGATCGACCTGACCGGCGAGCACGGCCGGCGGGCGCTCGCACCGCTGCGCTGGTACGCCCGCGCCCGCCACGGCGGCCGGCTGCAGTGGCGCGGCGTGGACGTGTTCCACTTCGACGACGGCGGGCGGATCACCGGCAAGTACACGTACGCGACATTCCGCCGGCCCCTCTGGGAGCGGCCCGGCTGA